The following are encoded together in the Lactuca sativa cultivar Salinas chromosome 1, Lsat_Salinas_v11, whole genome shotgun sequence genome:
- the LOC111906578 gene encoding trihelix transcription factor PTL produces the protein MDETYGLRDLSHYMNGTPIFPSISLQPQTQPPRDLHYAMVMLGGGPGGGGMSFGSDSTMGMGSTASGLSADSGGGGGSGGGCGGNGLEMEIDGYGGRWTREETLTLLEIRSGLDSMFKEANHKGPVWDEVSRIMSVEHGYRRSGKKCCEKFENLYKYYKKIKGGKAGRQDKKHYRFFSQLEALYGETNASTNQDQDPNLLSVSNNLHLPNNPSVFDPSSCDFVNHYAPLAPFKEESDCVERTDNKKSLGKKYWKTMITDFIETKTQTLMEKQDAWMEKMMRTIDEKEKERISKEKQWRKENAARLEIEKKLRAKERAWMESRDSALMEALHKLTENKSCTIKSSSPEHSNDQNHNIAGWGENEITHLIQLRTSMETRFEQGGCMEEVLWEEIALSMACLGYNRNALICKTKWDHINFQLRTKKRKENTRCSNLYSHHNNIIHQVGERSDSQNDPQNDGGYRALMNDPALIGNYYGNKITKGEKY, from the exons ATGGATGAAACGTATGGACTGAGGGATCTATCCCATTACATGAACGGAACGCCCATCTTCCCTTCCATATCTCTGCAGCCACAGACTCAGCCTCCACGTGACCTGCACTATGCCATGGTGATGTTGGGAGGTGGTCCTGGTGGTGGTGGAATGTCGTTTGGATCTGATTCAACGATGGGTATGGGGTCAACAGCTTCAGGTCTTAGCGCAGacagcggtggtggtggtggcagcgGTGGCGGCTGCGGTGGTAATGGTTTAGAAATGGAAATTGATGGTTATGGTGGAAGATGGACAAGGGAAGAAACTCTAACACTTCTTGAGATCCGATCAGGACTTGATTCTATGTTTAAAGAAGCTAATCACAAAGGCCCTGTATGGGATGAAGTTTCCAG GATAATGTCTGTGGAGCATGGTTATAGAAGAAGTGGGAAAAAATGCTGTGAGAAATTTGAAAACTTGTACAAGTATTATAAAAAGATCAAAGGAGGAAAAGCTGGAAGACAAGACAAGAAGCATTACCGATTCTTTAGCCAACTAGAAGCTCTATACGGGGAAACAAACGCTAGTACCAATCAGGATCAGGATCCTAACCTGCTTTCAGTCTCTAATAATTTACACCTTCCAAATAATCCATCTGTGTTTGACCCTTCCTCATGTGACTTCGTAAATCACTATGCACCATTGGCTCCATTCAAGGAAGAGAGTGATTGTGTGGAGAGGACGGATAACAAGAAGAGCCTTGGGAAAAAATATTGGAAAACCATGATAACAGACTTCATCGAAACAAAAACACAGACACTTATGGAGAAACAAGATGCATGgatggagaagatgatgaggaCGATAGATGAAAAGGAAAAGGAGAGAATTTCAAAAGAGAAGCAATGGAGGAAAGAAAACGCTGCAAGATTAGAGATAGAAAAAAAGTTACGAGCAAAAGAACGAGCATGGATGGAGTCTCGAGATTCAGCTTTAATGGAAGCTTTGCACAAATTAACAGAAAACAAATCATGTACCATTAAGAGTTCGTCTCCCGAGCATAGTAATGATCAAAATCATAATATCGCAGGTTGGGGAGAAAATGAGATTACACATCTAATACAACTAAGAACTAGCATGGAAACAAGATTTGAGCAAGGAGGGTGTATGGAAGAGGTTCTCTGGGAGGAAATTGCCTTATCAATGGCTTGTTTGGGTTACAACAGAAATGCGTTGATATGCAAGACTAAGTGGGATCACATAAATTTTCAATTGAGAACCAAGAAACGAAAAGAGAATACCAGATGTTCAAATTTGTATTCTCACCacaataacatcattcatcaagTAGGTGAAAGAAGTGATTCACAAAATGATCCACAGAATGATGGTGGCTATAGGGCCTTAATGAATGACCCTGCGCTGATCGggaattattatgggaataagatCACCAAAGGAGAGAAATATTAG